The genomic stretch GGTGGGCGACACCGAAAATTCTCGGCATGCTCGcgcgtttttttgttttcctgtTTTTTCTCCGAGTCCCGTTGCAACCACGAGAGCAAAGCCAGTGGCAAATATGTCTTGGACCTTCGCCACACTTTCCGGAAGGGTTTTGAATTTCGCTTTGTCCGAAGCTGACTGTGTGGGTGGAATTCGTCGTGATCAAGTTTAGAAGTCGATGCCCGCGTTGAATATGCGTATTTCACGCCTCGTCTCGCTTACTGGCTTATAACGGCCTTTCAAATAGGAAGAATCTGCCTTACATGCCAAATGTCTGCTCAGAAATTTCAGAGGTTTCGTATGTTTTATGCCACCGGAAACGGTCctctgtcttttttctttttacttaatTTCTTTCTGGCTACGTGGAACTGAAAGAAAAATTATTTTGTCGTGCTGCgaaattgttgttgcttgtgcAAAGTGGAATACGGAGAGTTTAGCACCACGAAGCCCTATCACCACAAAATAAATTAGATGCGGACAACAGAAATCAGCAGAGTGAAAACAGCTATTTATTAATTTCAGATAAATTACTCACACCTTCCCCTCCAATGCCGACAAAATCTTTCACTTTCCTTGGCACGTGTTTAAATCATTTATTCGTCAAAAATAGCTGTTTGCATTGTCCTTTGTACTGTTGTCCGAACCTCGTTTATATTCTATATAAAGGTATCTATACATAGGTGTCTATGTGGATAtctggaaggggggggggggggggggaagctgAAGCTCAGAGTCATACATGCACGTCACATTGTTCAGCATAGCTTCCCTTGTGACAAAACACGAAGAAGCATTTTTCGGGATACCTTGGAGGGGAGTAGCAGGAACAGTGCTGTTTCCGGAGTTATCTGATATCCCTCTCCCATCTTCTTAGGgaaaaataataacaacaatacaCAGGACACGTACTCGCGGTCACTAAATGACTGCCTTGCTTTGGTATGCGCTTGCTCTGTAAAGCAGTTCAAACGCTTACTAGCAACCATGTGTGAAAATAAGGTTTGCGATCGTATCGTTGTTCTCGAAGTGTCAATTTGCGCTCGAAATTTTCGCACGCCGTTAAAAATCTCGAATTTTTGCAATTTGTGTAAATTGGGGACACACGAGCAACAAGGGCTGTTGCAGTATCCGCAATATTCGAGCGATAACCGTACACTGCAGAGTGAAAGGAGACTCATTTTCCCCTGAGATACGTCACAGCCAGTCaataaagagagaaaaaaaaaatgaaagaaagactTAGAGTCACAGTGTCAAAAATAGATTAACTACCTGCAGACAATCTGCTGAAAAAGAAAGCGCCATCTGCTTCTTTAGCAAATGAGGGCGCCAAAACAGATGAGTCGTCTGCTTATCAATTTCGTCTGCCGCGATGATCTCTATAACGATGTTACCTCCACAAGGGCTCCCTTACTTTCACCGCGGGATCGCGTTGCAGAGCGCTGCTATTTCCGTGCGCCCTGAGTCAGACTTCGGGTCTCTGACGTTGGTCCTCCCCCTCGACGCAACCCAGTTTTTCGGTAACGCCTTCAAAGCCCTGGCGATGAGCATGCTTAGCACTGAAGGGCCACAGTCCGAGAATCTTCCCGTCAAAAAATTGGGGCACGCGGCTAACTTTTACGCTCGAAGCGTGCCAGTGATATGTCACTGTCAGAAACTTGAAggcaccccctccccccttcgtGATTAAGCACACTGCACTGAAAATATCTGCCCTAGCAATCCTCCCAGCAGAGTCACTCGACACAATGTACAGAGTAAACAATGTGTTTTATTTACAGCAGCAAAGCTTTGCTCAACATACGTATGTACAAACGGAAGAAAAACGATGTAACAAGGTCTTACGCACGTGACTATATTTACATAATTTACAAGAACAAGCCGCTAAAGGGCTCGTTAGTTGACCGTGTGGGGAGGCAGTGTGTCGAACAGTATCTGCTTTGCAGTCTCCGTTAGCGTTTCAGGGAACTGGATATCGAAACTGACTATCAAGTCCCCACGTTTCGAAGTGTCTTTTGGGAAGGGTAGACCCTGTCCTTGTATACGCTTTGCGGTGTTGGGCTTGAGGATGTCCGACGAGTTGAGCATGATGCGTCCTTTCGACAACGTCGGTATCTCGATGCGACATCCGCAGAGCGcctggaaagaagaaaagaatggGCGTCAGGTCACCTGAGTCTTCGACTAATCAGGAAGAAGAGAGGCATGCCATAGCCCTGTGTGCggcaggatttttttttcttttctgaaacTTGTCAAACCTGCTTATTTCAATGAAAATTTACGCGAGCCGTCTCAATcattttgcacaattttgttcttAATCTCGGAGGACGCTCGATTCATAGCCACATTTTAAAGAAACAAACCCCCTCAACATGCTCCGCAAAATGGTCATGGCCTACCCTTATGCTACTGAGCAGACTGCATACAGATGAACTgaacatttcaaaaatgaagtTAAGAAACGCTGAATGCAGTACAAAAATTCAACTATGCGGACATGGCATCTTGATACCGATACAAGAATTGTGCACAGCAGTCTACCCACAATGAAAGTTCTCCCATGGGGGTCTATCCACactcatgggggggggggggggggggggtcttgaTAAGGGTGGGGGACAACAATTACATTGTAAGCACCACCTCATAGGTGTGGCTCATGCTGCACATGAATGTTGAGTATAATGTCCAGGCAGTATGGACCTGTTCGCACACAGGACTGGAATGGCAGTTAGGATTTCAACTTAGGATCGTGCAAAGGCACCACAGCGCAACGACTTACCTCCTTAAGCGTTATTTTGGCGGTGTAGCGAACATCGGTGCCCTCCCTCTTGAACTGAGGATGTGGTTTGTCCCTGATGATGAACACAATGTCGGCAGGTATCGTTCCGGGCGACTGGTCTCCTTCCCGCTGAAACGTAATTTTTGTCCCCGCCTTCCAGCCGGGCTTCACGTTGATCGTCAACACTTTCTCTTCCCTTCTCGAGGTCTTTCCGTCGGGTCCCACAACCTTTCTGCTGATCTTCATCTTCTTCGTGCAACCTTTCAACACCTCTTCGAGCGTCACGTACAAGTCGTGTTCCACGGGGGGATCTTGTCGCTGCTGCTTCGTCGGACCGCGGCTCCCCGCCGTAAAACTTTGCGACCTAAACGGATTCGCTCCCGGGCGTCCCATAGGTATGCCGAACGGGTCGCCGTCCAGTTCCATTTCGTCGTCGCCTCCGAAGAACATGTTCATGCCACCGGGAGGACCACCGCCGAAGCTTTGAAAGAAGTTCTCGAACGGGTTATCGGTGCCGAAGAACTGCGTGAACGTCGCCCTCGGATCGCCGTGGAAAGTGTATGTGAACGTCTGGCCGGGTCCTCCCATGCCAGAGCCGCCACCGGATCCACCCTTCAGACCTTCTTCGCCAAATTTGTCATAAACatcccttttctttttgtcgCTCAACACCTCGTAGGCCTCGGCGACTTCTTTGAACTTTTCTTCGGCTTCGGGCGTTTTGTTCTTGTCCGGGTGGTACTTTAATGCGAGCTTTCGGTACGCCTTCTTGATGTCGTCATCTGCGGCGTTCCTACTTATGCCAAGTATCTTGTAGTAGTCTTTGCCCATGGtaaactggaaaaaaaaaaaaaaaaaaacgttatgcGAGTCAGTAACTCACGTTTGAAGATCGTAGTGCCGTACTGTCAGGGAAATCTATTGGCGTAAACACAACCTCACCTGCCACTTTCGTTGTAAACTTAAACGATCACCATAAAACAGACTAATTTATGAACTACGCAACCGGGATAACGTGGACAATACCGCTCCCTCCAATTTGTATCTCACAAATGGCGGTTGAACAAACGGGTCACATTGCGAAAACGGAGCCTAATTGGATGGTTTTCAGTATCGTTGCAACCTCTATGATTCTTTATAGGTGTAATAAAAATCTATTTATACAAAGGTCATAATCGAGCACAGCAAGCAACAAACACGAGACGCTTGCAACAGAAATATTCAAACAAAAAACATTTCCGATCTGCGATCTGAGCACTAAAGATTGTGGAAAGATACAAGAATGGCAGCTTACCTGTGTGTAGCTTCAGTGAGAGACTTATCACAGGTATCCTTCAATCACTTAGCAACATCAACTATCTCAGTCTGCGTGCGGTACGTATATATGTATACGCTCACCAGACGAACAAGAAGGTTCTAGATGCGTCGAGAAAAAATGAGAAAATGGTTCGACGTCACAACGACGACAGCGCCAGTGCTGGCGCCTGGTTGTGAGGGATGAAACTCCCTTCGCGactgcttgtttgtttgttgcccATTGAAAAATtgaaaagcaagaaagttgaaaGTTGGCAATGCTCGCATGGGCTGGCTGGGCCCTGCAAGGTTTCCTCACCGGCGGACATAACATGTCGCATTTATTGCAAAGAAACAGATCGTGAATTCGCCTCCTTTACCAAACCTAAACCTAACCTGGACCCATAGCTGCTTCAGCTGAGAAATTTTGGAACGCACGCGCTGCAGTCCATTTACGTTGCAGATGAGACTCTAGGAAGATATGGCAGCGGCATTACGCACTACTGTGCAAACCAAACAAGCGTACGTGAATTAAGGAAAAGCTAACACGTGAATAATTCTAGAATCGAGAATATGTATTCCTCCTCTCCTTCCTTTAGACCTTTAGGTCCTGGGACTCTCTCACAGTTTGTTATGATAAAAAATTTGCCAACGTCAAAGATGCTGGATGCTGACAAAGTATTTGACCTCCTGCATCATAAGGAAGCATCATCGATATCGTTACAGTTCACCTAGCGTGATGTGCTAGAACTAGAACTACGTACGAGAGGCGAGCGAACAGCGAGCAAGCGTTCGTGATTTTCCTCCTCCGTCTGTAGCCACCAGACATTTCGTTATATACACACGTGCATTGCATTGTAATTTACTTTAACTTCACCTCACGGAACTGCGATAAAGTCCGGCACGATGGACGTAAGTATAATTTATTTGTTACCAGAATTCTTCAGCGGTGTGAAGTTGGAATACCGCCTCAGGGGATGAGGAAAGTACGGCGAGGAAGCTATCGCGTTAAATAATCCCTACCGCATTGCCTGCGAAATTGTCACGCTCACTATGAGTCGGTTTTAAAACAATCACCAGGACGCTTTTCTTCTAGTCTTGACGAGAAGCCTGACATTTCTCTGATGGGGCGCGTTACAAGGGACTAACTGGAATTTCGGGCTCTCTCGAACTTCTGGCGGAACTAATAGGACCAGTACAAGCCGctcgcgtttttttttccccgcacCGTTACCAGAATCGGAAGACAGGGTTATTATCGTGGAAAACAATGACTCTTTAACTGGCACTAAAAAATTGAGTGTATCTTAATTGAAAACTCTCCGAAGCACTCGTTCGGGTTTCGTCTGCACCGCGAGTTACAGTATGCGGTCGTCGATATGCGCTGCGATACGAAACAGACAATGATCATCGGGTACGCGTAATGCGATATGGAAGGTATGAAAGATGACCCTGAGATATGCAAGTTGTCCACCGTTTTTTCCTCAAAGCGTTTTCCTCCTCGCCGGAAAATGAATTAAACGGCGACGATTTTACCTTGTCGAATATTTTTGCAGGTGGAAGTAGTGCTAGCCGGCTCAAACAAGAGCATTACGAAGCTGCAAGGGGTAAGTAACATGTTATATGCCCctgccacacggcaaactgaagggcattcccagcgaatgacagtcgcaccgaatgtcatccGCTTGTATgtcatcgagctacacgaagaaacagaatgccaTTCGTAAATGATGTCACTGTCGAGAATTAATACACCAGGCCCGAATatatgaagcattatacaggtacattagttacatttttttttttttttctcgaaaccAGCGAATCATCAGATTATTTTACAAAATATGGTTTCACCATATGACATGGAacaaatgtcattcagtgcaaATGTCATTCGTTGGGAATGACATTAAATTTCCCATGTGACAAGGGTCTAACATCAGAAAATGACTAAATAACATCAATTTGACACGACACCTTGCAGGTCGAAGCGTCGACCACAGTGACAGACATCAAGAAGCTAGTTTTTCGTGCCCGTGAGTAAACCATATAACACATAAGACCAGCAGTACAGTGAAATACTTGACATATACTTTGTTTTGTAGGGCCAAGTCTGTACCCCGATAGGCAGTCGATTAGATCCGAGCCTCGTGAGTTTGCCTTAATGCTCGTCAAGCTAGAAATATTTAACAGCAGGTCTCTCGAATACACAGGTGGGAGATCCCTTAGCGACACGGCCACATTGAAGAGCATAGATTTCAAGTCCGGAGGTACGCTGTACGTCAAGGACCTCGGACCACAGATTGGATGGAAGACGGTAGGCTTTAATTTGGCGCATTTGTATGTTGCCACCATATGAGTGTTTAATTCTAATTGCGTTTTTAGGTGTTCCTGGTGGAGTATTTTGGTCCTCTTGCTCTCTACTTGGTAACATATACCAGACCCTCCCTCTTCTATGGGGCAAACGCAGCTACCCAGCCAGTACACATGGTGGTGCAGTAAGTAGATTTAACACcatgaataaaaagaaaactggaaaaaaaaaacgctgaaTGTGAAATACGCACACTGCGGTTACAAGTACTGCTTCAAGTGTTGACAATGTGGTATCACAATAATTAAGAGGTGTGAAGGCCcggaaaaaaatgaaataaataagcGGAAAACAGTTCACACACGAAGCAAATTACTTCTACAGCAAGCCGTCGATCACACGTGTCTATACGACGTGTGATACGATGCATCCCGCAGTCATACAGTAGTTCGGAATACAAGCGAGAGCATATTCTCAATCAATTCCCATTCAACAGCATAGCAGCGGGCTGCTGGACAGTGCACTATGTCAAGAGACTACTCGAAACGCTTTTCGTTCACCGCTTCTCACATGGGACTATGCCAATCATGAACCTCTTCAAGGTAACTAAAAGAAACATCTCATTAATTCTCACTAATTCAAATACTGATCTACAGAACTGCTCATACTATTGGCTGTTTGGCCTCTACATCGGGTATTACGTCAACCATCCACTGTACACTCCACCAGGTAAGCGACTCGCATTATTGTTTGTCATAAAAAACCAAGAGTCAGGAATGTCTATTGATAGCTTTAGCAAGCACATTCCCCTCTTCCTTCACTAACCTTACATTTGCATAAATCCAGCAGCGCAAGAGTAACGTGTAAAGTCGCATGTTTCGGTCAGCTTGAAAAATTCAGCGAAAAATGATTTGGTGCTTGAAAATTCAGCGGTGGGCTGGGGATACGAGGTTCCATCGTTCCCGTGTTTGGTGCATCAAGGAAATTTTATCACCTTTCAGCATTCGGAAAGCTGCAGATCTATGGTGCTCTAGCTGCATTTCTGGTAAGTATGGGCCTGCATACCAATATAGACACAAGCCATCTTTATGATTATTTGAAACGGTTCATTTTTTAGTTTGCCGAGCTGGGCAACCTGAGCATTCACGTCGCCCTTCGAAACCTCCGGCCACCAGGTTTGTTTCCTGGAACCATTTATCGAAGCATAGGAAGTAATCCAtcattctttctttccttctctctctctcccatcaAGGCACAAAGGAAAGGCGCATTCCCAAGCCAACAGCCAACCCCTTCACTTGGTTGTTCAGCCATGTATCCTGTCCAAACTACACTTACGAGGTGTTGGCCTGGGCCTCTTTCTCAACTATGACACAGTGCCTGCCAGGTACAGTACAGCCTTAACGGTTTATCATACACACCATTATGATAGAGTTTGAAGTTCCAATTGAACCTGCGATTAGCTGTATTACGCACCCCTGTCAGACGACAAACCCGAAGGCCTTCGGGGAATTGGCCTTTCCGAAAA from Ornithodoros turicata isolate Travis chromosome 4, ASM3712646v1, whole genome shotgun sequence encodes the following:
- the LOC135391184 gene encoding dnaJ protein homolog 1-like, with product MGKDYYKILGISRNAADDDIKKAYRKLALKYHPDKNKTPEAEEKFKEVAEAYEVLSDKKKRDVYDKFGEEGLKGGSGGGSGMGGPGQTFTYTFHGDPRATFTQFFGTDNPFENFFQSFGGGPPGGMNMFFGGDDEMELDGDPFGIPMGRPGANPFRSQSFTAGSRGPTKQQRQDPPVEHDLYVTLEEVLKGCTKKMKISRKVVGPDGKTSRREEKVLTINVKPGWKAGTKITFQREGDQSPGTIPADIVFIIRDKPHPQFKREGTDVRYTAKITLKEALCGCRIEIPTLSKGRIMLNSSDILKPNTAKRIQGQGLPFPKDTSKRGDLIVSFDIQFPETLTETAKQILFDTLPPHTVN
- the LOC135391185 gene encoding probable very-long-chain enoyl-CoA reductase art-1, with translation MDVEVVLAGSNKSITKLQGVEASTTVTDIKKLVFRARPSLYPDRQSIRSEPRGRSLSDTATLKSIDFKSGGTLYVKDLGPQIGWKTVFLVEYFGPLALYLVTYTRPSLFYGANAATQPVHMVVHIAAGCWTVHYVKRLLETLFVHRFSHGTMPIMNLFKNCSYYWLFGLYIGYYVNHPLYTPPAFGKLQIYGALAAFLFAELGNLSIHVALRNLRPPGTKERRIPKPTANPFTWLFSHVSCPNYTYEVLAWASFSTMTQCLPAALFTMAGFYQMAVWALGKHRNYKKEFPGYPKNRKAIVPFFL